CTGATCATGTTAGCTTGTCATTAAACAGAGTGCATAGAGCGCCATCTAGTGTCCAAAATAAGACTACTACTTCAATAGAAATAACATCCCATTGACTAGGGTGCAATATAACAAGAACTCAGAGCAGCCAAAGCACAAGTACTTCTAAATAGGTGATACATATCTGAGctttcaaatgtgatttttaaatgaattttgaaCTGAAGAGAAGGAGATGAAGCgatgatgataaaaatttagtttattaaataaacttagTTGTGTATGTTACAGTGTTCAGACTTAACACTAGTGCAACAAATATTGATTGCTTAATAtattgatctatctatctgacacaATTAAATAACAAGTGAAATAAACCAAATGCTTAATGAtagaaataatgcatttataattttaggaAATTAAAAGCTACACAGCAATACACAGGTTATTGGTACTGATAATCAATTTGACCAACTCAAAGTAAATGAGTGATTCATTtagaatctaaaaatatttagatcTAACTGAATATACACAGAGatcgaaagaaagaaagtgctGCAGAAGTGGAAAAAAGCaaatttagtattttagtaaatttagtaTACTCAGTATATTCTAAATGtaactgaaatataaacatgcaacagataaagtgcaaataaataaatctattttgggTGTTTGGGTGTTTGTGTTCCACTGGTCTGAAAGAAGACTCTCAAAGTTGACCAGTGAAGCAAAATCTCAGAATTGACCAGTGCATCAAGCAAATGGTTTTGCTGGTAAAagcattcaagaaaaaaagaaaagaagagaaaaacgAAAAACCATAAGCTTACAAGCTGGAGTcagatatatacacacacacacaattatgtGTAAACGTTTAACAGCAGGGAGCGGATAACAGGCAACGTGTCTAGTGGTTTTGGGGCTTTGTATCCCAATCTCCCTCGCTGGCAGTGACACTATTCTATAAACAAGTAGAGAACACAATAATTACATGACATAATAATCACACTGGACAATCACAACAAAGCTGAACATGCTTCAAAAACAGAACTACAAcagacagaaatggagaaaacaCCTGAAATGGACAGATGATGTGAAAGACTGAACGATCTACATCTTTTAAAGAGTTTCACACactaattatcttttttttttttttttttttaccatataaaCATACTAACCTCTTCTTCCTGCTAGGTGTTTGCAATAGTAACAGTAACAGTAGCTGCAGCTACAGGCACTAGAACAACGGCAGCACATATTCCTGCTACAGTAGCTGTAGACAAACTAAAAGCTGTAATGATAAACACAGGTAGTAAATAAAAGTAGGGTAATCCATCCAGTATTTACCAATATCCCATTACTTACTTTTTTCTACTTTTGCCATCAATtgtttaaaattgatttaaataataaattgtgttatctagattatttgtttttagaaacAGCAGCTCATGCAACATTAACAGCACTGTGAGCTCATCTGGAAACAGCAGTTTACTGGAAAAAGGCATCATTTTCAGCTTTTCTCCATGTAAATAACACTAGCATTGTGCAGATATTTGTGTGACTGACAATAAACATCACAGCTCACATTTTCAAGTAGaccacaataaaaataaattatattgaactgctctaaaattaaagtgaaaaggCACTAAATTATTCTATACTCACCAATGACAGTTAATACAATTGGTGTTCTGCTAATACTGAAGCTGCTGCTGGTGATCTGTAGATGATATaatccagagtctgtggttcttgTGTTtatgatggtcagagatccattTTGattcagcttcagtctgtctctaaaTCTCTCTTCACACTGTTCATCTTTAAAGATCGTACTCTGGTCTCCAGTGATTTCAGCAAAGggacatttattaaaataccacATCAGCAAATCATTTGGGATGTTTATTGCTCCAGTATTTAAAGTGACAGACTCTCCTTCCATCACTGACttccttttcattttatcttgCTTAACAGGAGAAACCTCTGAAACACAAACCAACAGCTGCTGGAGGAGAATCTACTGGTCATAAGAAAGACTTTCAGgctaaaatgcaaaatttgtCCACATTTTGTACTCATAAAACATACTTTCTGAAAAGCTAAAACccaataattatgaaataaatgcatttaacccCTTAAGTGCCACATGCCCACCGGTGGGCCTGTTGCCACTTTCTTTCGTTGTCTTTTTTCTCCATCACatattttagaaatcattaaaaattatatatcattcaaaagcttaaaacctcattaaaaccattttaaagccgGATATTGCGTTACCAAGGAAATGATACTTTAAATCTTTTAGTGGT
This DNA window, taken from Labeo rohita strain BAU-BD-2019 unplaced genomic scaffold, IGBB_LRoh.1.0 scaffold_1630, whole genome shotgun sequence, encodes the following:
- the LOC127158673 gene encoding uncharacterized protein LOC127158673 produces the protein MNDDVLWKLVGVWEVLGVFGVGADEVLVPVMEGDSVTLNTDVKTNQQETIKWYLNDFQIVQINGHQSEICTNVQCAQRLKDRLKQDHQTGSLTIMNIRSTDSGLYILEIINSGSHSEHIFNVNVYEVSPVKQDKMKRKSVMEGESVTLNTGAINIPNDLLMWYFNKCPFAEITGDQSTIFKDEQCEERFRDRLKLNQNGSLTIINTRTTDSGLYHLQITSSSFSISRTPIVLTVIAFSLSTATVAGICAAVVLVPVAAATVTVTIANT